Proteins found in one Schistocerca serialis cubense isolate TAMUIC-IGC-003099 chromosome 5, iqSchSeri2.2, whole genome shotgun sequence genomic segment:
- the LOC126481877 gene encoding glucose dehydrogenase [FAD, quinone]-like, whose protein sequence is MAYYVMPAPGAEAAIDPGSNLPGRSDAGRTDARDLLSIPSPLMSACTGPAAAPQWAAEATTCNLGGSAGALFAQLLATLAQAQCLLSDRGAYPPDTLSPLPEYDFVVVGAGSAGSAVAARLSENADWRVLLLEAGGDPPPTSDIPGLFPSLARTEVDWSYLTEVNNRVCQLQPGGRCACPRGKVLGGSSSINGMAYFRGSPQDYDSWAALGNRGWSYREVLPFFKKLETFDGKELQRRPQTAALHGCDGPIQVSKTQRLDPAVDALDSAAEELGYKLVEDFSTEPNIGFGQAYASIKNGSRWSTARGYLMPAKERADLHVVKFALVTKVLIESTKKIAYGVQFLKQGKMHEVRATKEIILSAGAVNTPHLLMHSGIGPKAHLEGIGIPVVADLKVGYNLQDHVTYVGMYFTRKPLLKMVPEEGIFQYLMNRTGPLSTTGITSYVGFIRTDAASREAPGIAEADRSNHPDIQLFFEMVPSGTGDRVAKIFNYEEEAMDPLVKLIARNDAIIPMTALVAPRSRGRIRLRSADPMQPPLIDSGYLEDPRDLENLLSGVSFAYRMGSTKAMRRAGFAVEDHPLEACSHRRRLTPDYWRCAAPYVVSPAFHPVGTAKMGPSGDVDAVVDARLRVHGVRNLRVADASVMPLIVRCNTNVPTIMIGEKCAHMVAQDWGH, encoded by the exons CATCGCCTCTGATGAGTGCGTGCACTGGCCCTGCAGCCGCCCCGCAGTGGGCAGCGGAGGCGACTACGTGCAACCTGGGCGGCAGCGCCGGCGCGCTGTTCGCGCAGCTGTTGGCAACCCTGGCGCAAGCGCAGTGCCTGCTGTCGGACCGCGGGGCCTACCCGCCTGACACACTGAGCCCGCTGCCGGAGTACGACTTCGTGGTGGTCGGCGCCGGGTCCGCCGGGTCCGCGGTGGCAGCTCGCCTCTCGGAGAACGCCGACTGGAGGGTGCTGCTGCTCGAGGCAGGCGGGGACCCACCGCCCACCTCAGACATCCCCGGACTCTTCCCCTCGCTGGCACGGACGGAG GTGGACTGGTCGTATCTGACTGAAGTAAACAATCGTGTCTGCCAACTGCAACCTGGCGGGAGGTGTGCCTGCCCCCGCGGCAAGGTCCTGGGGGGCAGCAGCTCCATCAACGGCATGGCCTACTTCAGGGGCAGCCCGCAGGATTACGACTCGTGGGCGGCGCTAGGGAACCGCGGCTGGTCCTACCGGGAGGTGCTGCCCTTCTTCAAGAAGCTGGAGACCTTCGACGGGAAGGAACTGCAGAGGAGACCGCAGACGGCAGCTCTGCACGGGTGTGACGGCCCCATCCAGGTGTCAAAGACTCAGCGTCTGGACCCTGCTGTCGATGCACTGGACTCTGCAGCCGAGGAATTAGGCTACAAGCTCGTCGAAGATTTCAGCACCGAGCCAAACATCGGGTTTGGTCAGGCGTACGCATCCATCAAGAATGGGTCGAGGTGGAGTACAGCCCGTGGATACTTAATGCCAGCTAAGGAGAGAGCGGACCTACATGTCGTTAAGTTTGCGCTCGTAACCAAAGTGCTGATCGAATCCACGAAAAAGATAGCTTACGGTGTACAGTTCCTGAAGCAGGGGAAGATGCACGAAGTTAGAGCGACAAAGGAAATAATTCTTTCAGCAGGGGCTGTCAATACACCTCACTTGTTAATGCATTCTGGCATTGGACCAAAAGCTCATTTGGAGGGAATTGGTATACCTGTGGTAGCAGACCTCAAAGTGGGTTACAATCTTCAGGATCACGTAACATATGTCGGTATGTATTTCACAAGGAAGCCACTGCTGAAAATGGTGCCTGAAGAGGGCATATTTCAATACCTAATGAACAGGACAGGTCCTCTATCAACTACCGGAATCACTTCATACGTAGGATTTATACGGACGGATGCAGCGTCACGTGAAGCTCCTGGGATTGCTGAAGCCGATAGGAGTAACCACCCAGACATACAGTTATTCTTTGAAATGGTGCCGAGCGGCACTGGCGATAGAGTGGCCAAAATATTCAACTACGAGGAAGAAGCGATGGACCCTCTGGTCAAACTGATAGCGCGAAATGATGCAATTATACCGATGACGGCGCTCGTGGCACCGAGAAGTCGGGGGCGCATAAGGCTGAGGAGCGCAGACCCGATGCAGCCGCCGCTGATCGACTCTGGCTACCTGGAAGACCCGCGCGACCTCGAAAACCTGCTGTCCGGCGTGTCGTTCGCCTACCGTATGGGCTCCACGAAGGCGATGCGGCGCGCAGGCTTCGCCGTCGAGGACCACCCACTGGAGGCGTGCAGCCACCGGAGGCGGCTGACGCCGGATTACTGGCGCTGCGCTGCGCCCTACGTGGTCAGCCCGGCCTTCCATCCCGTGGGCACCGCCAAGATGGGCCCCTCGGGCGATGTTGACGCAGTCGTCGACGCGAGGCTGAGAGTCCACGGCGTGCGCAATCTGCGTGTCGCCGACGCGTCTGTCATGCCGCTCATTGTGCGTTGCAACACCAACGTGCCGACAATCATGATCGGCGAGAAGTGCGCCCACATGGTAGCCCAAGACTGGGGGCACTAA